A stretch of the Nicotiana tabacum cultivar K326 chromosome 6, ASM71507v2, whole genome shotgun sequence genome encodes the following:
- the LOC107800366 gene encoding uncharacterized protein LOC107800366, with amino-acid sequence MSHGASMINFLDEDSQMDEDDDEVNDIMRPPPSKSQRNNSTSGSGSSTAGSNVKGFLNLFFSQKPNEKRKGEDVDLESCRKSLRERVVDAFARWMYDAGLTFNCEVEKTDKIVEEHKAQWKVYGCSIMMDKWTANNEKMVINILENVVQVVTDNASENKKAGGMLKGVFPNIYWTLCAAHCINLMFGDIFKLAPYSTVFAKAIKIYSYISPRPLLLNIMRRYKKQRNLVKPAKTRFTTAILTLHNVYLQKQNLRTLVLSTEWSESIYAKETLGKEVARFIIGPYFWNDIVQALKVGNPLVSVLRLVDGEKKPPMGYIYEAMDRAKEAIEKAFDHDRRKYERVFEIIDKRWDDQLHQPLHAAWHILNLGLFYTNNENKTLDLNFWKAYHARVAKLVPDEVKQDKIGQELGVYMQADGILGLASAIRGRTKLALVEWWMQFGYEVPNLQQFAIRNIGSRYKSRNIIDPILLDNIDEANEWLTGGPKNHEEEEVFEGEGLTFGHVAMASGVE; translated from the exons ATGAGCCATGGAGCATCTATGATTAATTTTCTTGATGAAGATAGTCAAATGGATGAGGATGACGATGAAGTCAATGATATAATGAGGCCACCTCCCTCTAAATCTCAAAGAAATAATTCAACAAGTGGAAGTGGATCATCCACTGCCGGTAGCAATGTGAAAGGTTTTCTTAATCTTTTTTTCTCACAAAAACcaaatgaaaagagaaagggtgAAGATGTTGACTTAGAATCTTGTAGGAAGAGTTTGAGGGAGCGTGTTGTAGATGCTTTTGCAAGGTGGATGTATGATGCAGGGCTTACTTTTAATTGT GAGGTGGAAAAGACAGACAAGATTGTCGAGGAGCATAAGGCGCAATGGAAAGTTTATGGTTGTTCCATTATGATGGACAAATGgactgcaaataatgaaaaaatgGTCATTAATATTTTG GAAAATGTGGTTCAAGTTGTCACTGATAACGCAAGTGAGAATAAAAAAGCGGGTGGCATGTTgaaaggagtttttccaaataTTTATTGGACTCTTTGTGCTGCACATTGTATCAACTTGATGTTTGGTGACATTTTCAAGTTAGCCCCATATTCTACAG TTTTTGCTAAGGCGATCAAGATATATTCTTACATTAGTCCAAGGCCGTTGTTGTTGAACATAATGAGAAGAtacaaaaaacaaagaaatttggtgaaaccgGCTAAGACAAGATTCACAACAGCTATCTTGACCTTGCATAACGTTTACCTGCAAAAGCAAAATTTGCGAACGTTGGTCTTGTCAACCGAATGGAGTGAGAGTATCTATGCAAAGGAAACTCTTGGGAAAGAAGTTGCGAGATTTATTATTGGTCCATATTTTTGGAATGACATTGTTCAAGCACTTAAAGTTGGTAATCCTTTGGTTAGTGTACTTCGTTTGGTGGATGGGGAGAAAAAACCACCAATGGGATACATTTATGAAGCCATGGATAGGGCTAAAGAAGCTATTGAGAAGGCATTTGATCATGATAGGAGGAAATATGAGAGAGTGTTTGAAATCATTGATAAAAGGTGGGATGATCAGCTTCATCAACCTTTACATGCAGCATGGCATATTTTGAACCTCGGATTGTTTTACACAAACAATGAGAACAAGACTTTAGATTTAAATTTTTGGAAGGCGTATCATGCACGTGTTGCGAAGTTGGTGCCAGATGAAGTGAAGCAAGACAAAATAGGGCAAGAGCTTGGTGTGTATATGCAAGCCGATGGAATTCTTGGATTAGCTTCGGCCATTAGAGGCAGAACCAAATTGGCACTGG TTGAATGGTGGATGCAATTTGGTTATGAAGTTCCTAACTTGCAACAATTTGCTATTAGA AACATTGGCTCTCGTTACAAATCTCGCAATATCATTGATCCAATTTTATTGGATAACATTGATGAAGCAAATGAATGGTTAACTGGAGGCCCCAAAaatcatgaagaagaagaagtgtttgAAGGAGAAGGTCTCACTTTTGGTCATGTTGCTATGGCAAGTGGAGTTGAATAA